The sequence tcttccggcagtttgtgtgtgtattgctcaagattttcaacacctgcagaatctcttgtgactaTTAATGGTTGATATTCTGGTGTGCTTTGCAAGATGTTGAAGCTCTGACTTTGCCAATTACTTGCTGTTCCAGGTTCCTCAGGCAATTATCATCGGAGTTCGGAAAGGGGGAACAAGAGCTCTCTTGGAGATGGTAAACCTTCATCCTGACGTTGTGGTGGCCAAGGCAGAGGTCCACTTCTTTGACTGGGATGAGAACTACCAGAAGGGCCTCGAGTGGTACCGCGAGCAGATGCCGGAGTCTCTGCCCCACCAGCTTACCCTGGAGAAGACCCCCGGTTACTTCACCGCGTGGAAGGCCGCCGAGAGAATCTACAACATGAGCAACTCCACCAGGCTGCTTCTCATCGTTCGAGACCCGGCAGAGCGCGTAATCTCAGACTACACGCAGGTGTTGTACAACAGAAGGGAGCGTCAGAAGCGATGTCAGCCTGTTGAAGAACTTCTGGTGCAGAATGGGAAGTTAAACACCAGGTACAAGGCCATCCAGCGCAGTGTGTATGACGTCCACATGGCAATCTGGCTGAGACTGTTCCCGCGGCAGCAGATCCATCTGGTGGACGGAGACGCTTTGATCGAGAATCCACTGTCCGAGCTGCAGGAGGTGGAGAAGTTCCTCCAACTTCCTCGCCGAATCAAAGCCTCCAACTTCTATTTCAACCAGACAAAAGGTTTCTACTGCATGCGCGCCGCAGGGCATGACAGGTGCCTGGACCAGTCCAAAGGACGGCCCCATCCTTCAGTGAATCGAACTGTCCTGCAGCAGCTCTGCAATTATTTCAAGGAACACAATGAGAATTTCTTCAGAATGGTAGGGAGGACATTTAACTGGTGCTGAAGAATCCCGAGGGAACTCACTTCAAATCCAGTGATGGTACCACTGCACTCAGTTATTAGACTTACTAACTTTGCGTGACAACATGGAGACCCTGGAAGACCATAACGTTCCATCACAGAGCATCTTCtttcaacagttttggactccttgtctaagaaaaaatgtgctggctttggagatggtccagaggaggttcacaggagtgactctgggaatgaaagggttaacatatgagcatcAGTTGGtgtctctgggactgtactcgcaaGAATGGGGAtgctgggggaggaggaggggcacggcaggaatctcattgaaataaaACCTAGGTAAAGTGgacgtggaggggatgtttcctacaaTAGTTGGGTCTAGGACTGGGGGCACGGTCTCAGAATAGggcttccctttagaacagagataatgacaaatttcttcagccaggggttAGTGACTCTGTGGATTTCATcgccgcagatggctgtggaggccaagtcactgggcataCTTAAAGCGGtggttgataatttcttgattagtaaaggtgtcacaggttacaggaagaaggcaggagaatgggattttttGCTTACTGTCCATTACAGCgctggtcctccatctctgtatagaaggattcttctttgctgtttctgtaacaattgttttttgacacgtcagggttgttagtcctaaGCTGagccccccaaacctggaggaccagtggaccattctttgcctggcctctaccctttgacctgtttggcatggatgaccctatcaagagccaaagcacaaggccctgactccagccaacattgccCTGTGTGTCATTGAGGCAGACAAGCCTCCAAAGCCtaagacaaggttgtggtcctcttggaggaggatGATGGGTTGAAAGGgagaaatcagccatggtgggatggtagagctgacttgatgggccagatggcctaattctgctcctatgttttatggacttatggtcttacATCAGAGCCTGGAAGGGATATTGTGCACTATTGATTACAGACTTCTATCAGGGATACCCTGCGTCTTATCTTTACACATTTTCTATGAAAACTAGCAAATTTTGTAGATTATAAGTAGCAAAACACTTCTAATaagcgggggagggggagagaaactgTTCCATTAACTTAGTAAACTGTAATGAtctaatcatcttgaatattttaGTTGTTAATTTGATTGCGATGTTGTGGCTGTTCACATTGTAATTATATTGGGACATCACTTGAGTTACTCTGTCTGTCAGTCTGAGTAACTGTACAGCTCAATAAAAGCCGTACCTGTGTTATCATGAAGACTGTGAACACATTAAAAAATTTCagcgtaaatttattatcaaagtatggattcTTCTTCTTGGACCTTAGCACCAGTGGAGTATAGGCCACTGGTGACCTCTCATCTCCATCGTCCAAAGTTGATGGTAGGGTTGGAGTTCTTCAAAGTCTCTGTGATCCATTGTGTCCACTGTGCAGGGGTTTGGcctgtacagcttcaccagagccctgttggtcaGCCTTACCTGTTCCCACCTCTTATGACAAGGGCGTACACTCGGACTTTGAGAGGCAtcgaagtacacatatgtcaccacatacagccctgagattcattttcttgcaggcattttcaggAAGATAAAGATATACAATGGAATGTGTGAAAAAATATacttaacaaagactgacaaatagccaatgtgcaaaacacaaatcatgctaataataaaaataaataatactgagaacatgagttgtcaggtccttgaaagcgagttcaatgttcagtgttgagctgagtgaagttatccatgctggtttaggagcctgatggttgtagggttataactattcctgaacctcctgcctgatggtagtagtgagaagagagcatggtctggatggtgggtccCCTAGATGATGGATATGGTAGAACtctttgcagatgtgctcaatgatggggagggctttgtgatagactgggctgtttATCACAGTGTGACATGTTAAAACTTAAAAAGCTAATCTCTCTGGTATTCTTATGTGGAAAACAATTAGGGCAGTATGCCCCATGACCTGTGTTGTCATTACGTACCCAAGCAAAAAGGGCGTGTCAGTCTTTGAGTTATTGGAAAGCAAGGTTAGTCTTTGATATTGCAGTGTTCccaagcttggcaattagcttgcagatgtttcatcaccagtcgagctGACATTGTCAGTGAGCAGTTGTTGATGTTTCTCACTGGGAATGCTCACATTTACATAGGCCCCTGTttgcttgcctcagtcctgattggctaccccttcagctgaTCTTTGAATTCAATTGGCTCGCATTTCCTTAGCTCTTAGTGGCTCGTAGATGATGTTTGTGTTGATATGTTTGTTTACAGATTGATCAGAAGAGAACCACGCTTCTAAAAATTCTCAAGCCTGCTTCGTGGTTTGCCTGGGCAGAACCGCTGCGGTGTTCAAGTCAAAATGGCGTCCTTCTCGGTCTTCGTGTACCAAGATCAGCGACAGTGGATCAGGTCTCTGTACCGTTAGTCTGTGTTCCCGTAAATGAGTTGAGCATTTACGTCCTGTCTGGCTGACGTAGTTCCTGTTGCCGTGACAACAGGTGATCCTGTGCACCACATTGCTTTTGTCGGCTGTCTTTACCGGTACCTGGGTTCTGGAGACGAGCTACCAATATTCCCCACCGTCctaggttagctttatttgccacatgtgaATCAAAACTTtggaacattcagtgaaatgtgatgttttgcatcaatgaccaacacagcccaaagattgtgctgggggcagcccacagctGTTACTGcccttccagtgccaacatagcatgccaaggACTTACTAACCCCAATccccatgtctttggactgtaggaggaaaccagagcacccggaggaaacccacgcagccatggggaaaacatacaaacttcttacagccagcagcaggaattgaaccccgattggtGATCGCTGGCGGTATAAAATGttcatcccacatcccacacgAAAGCAGGACTGCCTGGAAAcagaagagacagcagatgccagAATCctgctggaataactcagcatctatggggaggggtgtgggcacgtttgccaagtggttaaggcattggactagcgacctgaaggtcgtgagttcgagccccagccgagggaacgtgttgtgtccttgagccaggcacttaaccacacagtgctctgcgatgacactggtgccaagctgtatgggtcctaatgcccttcctttggacaacattggtgtcgtggagaggggagacttgcaacatgggcaactgctggtcttccatacaaccttgcccaggcctgcgccctggagagtgaagactttccaggcgcagatccatggtctcgcaagactaacgggtggggagggggaggggggaggaattgTTGACATCCCACATCCGGATGGGGGATGGCTGGTGTAAAGAGGAAGGCTTGGTGGAGTGAGGGATGGATAAATctaggaaagggagagagagtggtggTTAGGGGAGACAGGCAGGTGGATGACAGGTACAGGTGGAGGAGGAAGAAAAAAGGCAGGTGGACATAGGTGGGTAAAAATGGAGACAGCTACTGGGAGGCGAATTCTGCACGGTTCGGGTGCAAGGTTGTGACCTAAAACGTCGAcgattcctccccctccccgcaACCCCCATAGACGCTGCTCGACcctctgaatttctccagcagattgttgttcTAAACTGTTCCATCTCCAGGCGGTCCTGCTCTCTTGTGGGACATTGAACCTGGATCCCGGGATACGGAGTCTAGAATCCTGTTGCTTTGCTCCGTACACTGTCCTGGGATACGGAGTCCGGAATCCTGCTTTTCTGCTCCGTTCGCTGTCCCAGGTCGCGGCGCCAGTTTCAGGGTCCAATTCGCACTCGCATCGTACCGGACCACCATGAGTCAACAGAGGTACTGTGCAGGAGCCGGGATACCACGTCTTGCCTTGGCAGAGGCAATCCACACCACGGCCTCTTTTTGGTACCGGGACACCACCTTCCTCCGGAAATGGGGTCCAAATTGTACCTTTTTAATCCAGGAAAGTGAATGCAGGCTGCGCCGTCGTATTCTGAGACACAGACCCCAAATGCACAGTCTCTATTTCCGGGCCGAGCGGCATGGGTCTGGGTGATTCCCGTGGCCTGACACTCAGACAGAACTGGCCCTCGTTAAGGGTTAATGTTTCAAATCAAGGCTGACGACCCCGGCTTCTTTCCCAAAAGCCGAGAAGGCGATTAAATCTGGAACCACTCCCGAGGATTGGCATATTGAATCGAGGGCAGCTCCCGAATTTGGGGACGGAGCATAATTAACGGCTGCCTCCAAATCCCGGGGTAGACTCGGGAAGAGCCGCTGCTGGAGCTGCGCGAAATGGCTACGATTCGGCCATTTTGTGAGAGCCACTGGGAATAAACTTTATTCGCTGCGTGAGGGAGAGGATCTGCAGGGCAAAGGACTGAAACAGGCAGTGCGTGTCtggtttccaaatccttcctcccCCTTGATAACATGTGTAACAAGTGACAGAACTGACTACCGCGGCTCTAAAAAAGGCAGCGCAATAACTGCAGACTCAAGAAACTAGGTGCTGTAATCTGGAGCacaaaaagctgtagaaagtctgcgtggtcaggcagcgtctgtggagggaaatgggcagatgACATTTCAGGTGGAAGCCCTTCATTTGGAATAGCAGCAGCCTTGGGCAAAATGTAATCAAATTCACTACACGGATTTCTCtggttgattagattagattatgaggagaggctcttttattgtcatctaggaatgcatgcattaagaaatgatagtgttttttccagaatgatatcacagaaaatgcatgacaaaccaagactgaaattctaacaaaaaccacataattataacatatagttacaacagtgcaaagcaataccgtaatttgataaagagcggaccatgagcatggtaaaatctcaaagtctctcgaaagtccgatcatctcacgcagacggtgaacctccagcgccgcaaacttgctgatgcagcatcccggaagcatccgaccacagtccgactccgagtcagtCAGAAAACTctaagcctccgaccagctctccagcaccgagcactgagcaccatctctgccgagcgcttcgaccccggcgccagcaacaggcaacaggcaataggcaaggccgaggatttggggccttcatctccagagattctcgatcgcacagtagcagcagcagcgaagcaggcatttcagaagttactccaggtgttcctccgtgcttctcacagctgtctccatcaaattacagGACCagtttgtcgagcacctctgctccatccacctaaGGCAGGACTTCCCTGTGGTCAAACAATTtaattcccgttccaacatgacagtccatggcctcctcttgtgacaAGGTAAGACCACCCTTGgggaggaggagcaacaccttatattctgtctgggtagccttccaacctgatggcacgaatatcgattctccttccggtaaaaaaaatccctccctctccactcttcttctattccttgcTCTGGCCTTTTACCTGTTCTCacctccctgggtcccctcctccttccctttctcctatggtccaagctcctttcctatcagattccttcctctccagccctttatctttcccacccacttggcttcacttatcatcttccagccaaccttcttccccctccccccacacagcTTTTTATTCTGAGTTCCCCACAAACTCCCAATAAATGAAGTTGCTGGTATACTGTGCATCAATGCGTTGGACCCAGGatcgatcctctgagatgctgatgcccaggagcttggagctgctcaccctttccacctctgaccccTCCTGTGTTTTTCCTTCCATTCCCTCAAGCCCGCAACAATACTTTGggggactttagggtttatgTTGCATGCGTTCCTGGATTCTGCTTAATCTTTCTATTGAGCGATTTGGTCGGGGCGCTCTGGGGCGTTTCAGCGAAGAATACTTTGCCCTGTTGCCCGCGGTGGGCAGGCGGTGCGATGCTGAACTGACTGAAACCGAACACTgctggactcctggtttgatgtttgacatTCTATCTCTTGTTCGCTCGCTTTGTGCTGTTTGCACTGTTTGTTCTTCATTCACACGCTAGGTGTTTGATGTGTTCTTGaccaggttccatggtgtttctttgttttgccctGTCTGTGGGACgaggaatctcagagttgtactctggatgcgtactttgacaataaatgtactttgaatctttgaattcttTGGTCCCGGTGACAcggaatgcaaggttgttgttaacacaccactcaaccagcccatCAACcaagaggaaatgaaagggttgactattttctaaatggggagaaaatataaaaaaccgaggtgcaaaggaacttagactccttgtgcaggatgccctaaaggtaaatttgcaagttgagtctgtggtgaggtagacaaatgcaatgttagctttcgtttcaagaggactagaatataaaagcaaggatgtaatgttgagactttataaagcactggtgaggcctcacttggagtattgtgagcagttttgggccttagaaaggatgtgctgaaactggagagggttcaaaggaggttcacagaaatgattccaggattgaatggcttgttgtatgaagagtgtttgatggccctgtgcctgtattcactagaattcagaagaatgaggagtgacctcattgaaacctactgagtggtgaaaggccttgatagagtggatgtggagaggatgtttcctatggtgggagagtctaaaaccagagggcaaatTGAattgaggggcgtccttttagaatggagatgaggaggaatttctttagccagagagtggtgaatctgaggaattctttgccacaggcagttgtggaggccaagtctttatgtatattgaaggcagaggctgatagattcttgattggtcagggcatgaagggatatggggagaaggcaataaTATTGTTGAACACAGAGCTGCGCAATAAATTGTTGCCTGACGCGTGTCTTGCAgttgtccaggtgctccaaagcagagtTAGAAGCTGgtgagattagattatgaagacacgcagtcctcttttattgtcatttagtaatgcatgcaatttcctccggtgtgatatcacaaaacacaggacagaccaagactgaaaaaaactaacaaaaccacatgattataacatatagttacaacagtgcaacaataccataacttgatgaagaagtccatgagcacagtaaagttcaaagtctctcaaatgtcccacatctcacgcagacgggagaaggaagaaaaactctccctgccatacccgaccacggtccgactctgagtcatccgaaaacttcgagctcagatcagctctccgacaccgagtactgagcgccatctctatccgaacgattcgacttccatcttggtcgccaacagcaggcaaagccggggattttgaggtcttCCCTCCGAAacattcccgaccacacagtaacgacagcagcgaactggcgtttcagaaatttttccagatgttcctctgtgctttcacgtccgtctccatcaaatcagaattgtccacggcagtgcgctgctctctctcctcccaccgatCCAGTGTGGCTGGCGCTGAATtccagtgggtccaggtctttgctcaaGTACAAGTCCATTCCAGCTAtatccaacctctcaaagcacttcacgatGGTAAACATGGATGCTACCAGgaaatagtcactgaggcagctcaccctgccctGCCTGGGCACCAGAATGATTGTTGtccttctgaagcaggtgggaacctccgactgtaGGAgtaagaggttgaagatgtccttgaacattccagtcagttggttggcacaggttttcagtacctgGCCAGGTACAAAGTTGGGTCTGATGCCTTGTGAGGGGTCacttcttgaaagatgttcagacattggcctctgagacaacGATCACTGGGTCACAGGATGTGGTGGGGGATTCACACAGGTGGAATGTTATTTACCCTAGTAAGATCATAAGGCATGTaggcacaagggattctgcagatgctggaaatccaaagtaacacactcaagatgttggaggagctcagcaggtcaggcagcatcagtggaaatgaatcaagagtcaacatttcttcaggactgggaaggaaggggacagacaccagaataaaaagattgggggcggggagggaaaggagactagctggaaggtgataggtgaagccaggtgggtgggaaaggaagagggctggagaggacagaatctgataggagaggggagtggaccataggagaaagggaaccagggggaggtgataggcaggtgggaagagaTAAAGAGGTCAGAGtgcggaatagaagaagaggggaataGGAAAGAGAAGgcaaaatcgatattcatgcctcatcttggcacaataggaggccatggaccgtcAGGTCAGAACGGGAACGGGGATCGGAAttcaaatgtttggccaccgggaagttccgcttCTGGCGGATCGAGCagaggtgctcagcgaagcagtcctCCAACTTAcgatgggcctcaccaatgtggaggaggcgTCATCGGGAGCACAGGACACAATGGATAACCCCAGCAGAGGCTCAGGtgcaggcacaggagcagaatcaggccattcggcccatcaaggctGTTCCATCAaccgatcatggctgattaatttctcctctcaaccctattctcccggCTTCTCCCTGGCCACATTTATAACCATGCAGAATACAGTATATGTCAGAAGTGGGATAATTAAGAATGATAATTAAGGGGTCATCTCCCAATTATTAAGGGCAATATTAATAGGATTAGAGAGGTAAATCATCGGTTCAAAGAGTGGTGTGGTAGGGCAGATTTCTGCTTCATCAGACCCTGCCTTCAGCACTGTGGAAGAAGAGAGCTCCTCTGTTGGGATGGGATGAGTAGAATTGTAAATAGCTTTAAAATGAGGAGGGCCCCCAAAACAGAATGTTTAACAGTAAGAAGTGGGAGAGAGGTGGCACACGAGAATGAGGGAGGACTTGACGAACAGATTGGCCGTGTTCACACTGCGTGGTGGGGGCAGGCTTGAGGATCGCCACCTTGGCACGGTGGAGAGGCGAGGGCGTTCCCGAGGTCCTGAAagcgatgctgtctggagtttgGCCATCTGGCACTTGGGTCCTGGCAAGGTCAAGGGTTTGGTTCCGGACGAgcagtgatgaaatggtggagccggGGGAAGATGGCGACACATGACAACAGCAGTGAGGGCGGGTGGAGGAAGGCTGTGGCAGTAAAGGGTTCCCCAGTcactctttagccagagggtggtgaatctgtatgACTCATTGTCACAGACTGGTCTGGAGGCCCCTGCCTGTAAGgcatttgtacgttttccccttcaccatatgggtttcctccaggtgccctggtttcctcccacagtccaaagactacaatggataggttaactggtcattgtaagttgtcccgtgattaggctagggttaaatcgagggttgctgggtagcctggctcgaagggtcagaagggccactgtatctcaataaaataaaaataaagtcattgtgtatatttaaagcggaggttgataagtacttaattagtcagggcatcaaaggttacgggagaaggcaggaaaatggggttgagaaggaaaatcagTCGTGGTCGAatgacggagcaggctcgatgggccgaatggttcgATTCAGTCCGATGTCTAACTCACCTTACTGTAAGTAAAACGGAACCCAGAAAAAACTGAagcaagacaaaggaatgaaAACACTGAACAGAGAACTTGTGGTTGAACTGGCTCAGACTAGATACACAAGAAAATTCCTTTAATAAGAATCATCTGTGAGACGGTTTAATTAGTGGTGTGACAGCCTGCAAACAAAGAATCAGCTATCAagccatagaacaccacagcacagagacaggacctttggcccttctagatCTGCCTATCCCATCAATCCACACATGGACCACAGCCCTTGCATCTCtgtacttaaccaaacttctcttagatgttgtCACTGAACCCACATtctccacttgtgctggcagctcgttccactctcgcaacatcctctgagtgaagaagttcaccttaaatgtttcacctttcacccttaacctatgactcctAGTTCTAGCTTCAACCAACCTCAATGGGAAATCCCAAAAATTCCCCGGCTAACAGACAAACAGGCGATTATACAAAGATATATGCAAGCATGAAGTTACACCACAAGTggatagcacaacgctttacattaCAGGTGacctggggttcaattccagccgctgcctgtaagaagcttgtacattttccctgtgaccgcgtgggtttcctccgggtgctctggtttcctcccacagtccaaagatgtaccgtttggtaggttaatgggtaaattgtactgtgattaggctagggttaaattggggggttgcagggcagcacggctcaaagggctggaagagcctattttgcactgtatctcaataaataaataactagcaTTTCAGACCTAAATCCAACACTAATTTAGAGATAGTTAATCTAATTGCCCTTTGGAATACAGAGTCCAGGTAATTCTCTCCCTCCCCAAAGTGTCGTTGTGTATCGGACTCTTGCTTATCAAGTCTAGGCTGAAGTTCGGCAAGAAGCCAACACGTGCTGTAGATGTGGCCACCATTTACTATAGTGTCATCTTCCAGTCCCTACATCTAccagagcattaggcaggaactagggagtgTTAACTGTAATTGGGAAGTCTACATCCGACAGGTGGAGGGCGTTTAAATACCAGCCCTACAGGGTACAGGACTGATATGCTCCAAGGGCGGCAGGgtaagggaatcatggttgttgAGAAGAGAGGT comes from Mobula hypostoma chromosome 8, sMobHyp1.1, whole genome shotgun sequence and encodes:
- the LOC134351060 gene encoding heparan sulfate glucosamine 3-O-sulfotransferase 1-like, with amino-acid sequence MSWLMIGVVLTLLLKVPMFLSNTHSEDVALQRWLRRLETAAQRKNLLSLLGTNATRKVPQAIIIGVRKGGTRALLEMVNLHPDVVVAKAEVHFFDWDENYQKGLEWYREQMPESLPHQLTLEKTPGYFTAWKAAERIYNMSNSTRLLLIVRDPAERVISDYTQVLYNRRERQKRCQPVEELLVQNGKLNTRYKAIQRSVYDVHMAIWLRLFPRQQIHLVDGDALIENPLSELQEVEKFLQLPRRIKASNFYFNQTKGFYCMRAAGHDRCLDQSKGRPHPSVNRTVLQQLCNYFKEHNENFFRMVGRTFNWC